From a single Sulfolobus sp. E5-1-F genomic region:
- a CDS encoding helix-turn-helix domain-containing protein: MRNFNSYPVKLVSLYLIHENCWSKYYLEDDIVDILNLIPYEEKNLLRVFLVSTEKSYKQIAKLKFEGRIRDIFNVYRYYNKILVDLARDYDNSIFSVIAENNGIVLNTAKYNGGEIWNFLIYEHKINKTLKELDEVAEIENVNVSDFIPIATTLSDSELKALSLAYENGYFDYPRRIKSDELAKMLGIKQSTLIYHLRNAERKVIGSFLKKTRSFGE; this comes from the coding sequence ATGAGAAATTTCAATAGCTATCCCGTAAAACTGGTTAGCCTTTATCTAATTCATGAGAACTGCTGGAGTAAATACTACCTTGAAGATGATATAGTGGATATATTAAATTTAATTCCCTACGAGGAGAAGAACCTTTTAAGAGTATTCCTAGTATCTACAGAAAAAAGTTATAAGCAAATAGCAAAGCTTAAGTTTGAGGGAAGAATAAGGGACATTTTTAACGTATATAGGTATTATAATAAAATACTTGTGGATCTCGCTAGAGACTACGATAACTCAATTTTCTCCGTAATAGCTGAAAATAATGGCATAGTATTAAATACGGCTAAATATAATGGTGGGGAAATATGGAACTTCCTCATATACGAGCATAAGATCAATAAGACTCTGAAGGAGTTGGATGAAGTAGCAGAAATAGAAAACGTGAATGTCAGTGATTTCATACCAATAGCCACTACCTTAAGTGACAGTGAGTTAAAGGCCTTATCACTCGCTTACGAAAACGGTTACTTTGATTACCCTAGAAGGATAAAATCTGACGAACTAGCCAAAATGTTAGGAATAAAGCAGTCGACCCTGATCTATCATTTAAGGAATGCGGAGAGAAAAGTAATTGGTAGTTTTCTGAAAAAGACTCGCTCTTTTGGAGAGTAA
- a CDS encoding MFS transporter, translating into MKPNDKLTGKHIKWILATFFTWTFDLYDLFSILLVTPYIAGLFFPSKVVLLSIAATYAGFLTSFLMRPVGAVYFGNNISDKLGRKKAIIYGIIALSITATLQGALPTYEAAGVIAPILLIILRLAEGFFVGGITAGSHTIGPESVPERHRGWVGGIGFSAAGAAYLIASAWFYLTALLFPGSSYLVWGWRVMFFGGLLPLVVLAFVSYLVPESETWQRAKERLKPVKTPVRELFSSRYRKVFGIALIITVGWALMYYLTQGLLPTFLSKVNGLSKAEIGITMLIASVGMLIGPTLGGEISQHIGRKLMSIIGGVIVIVISPLYLYLGSLSANALGEIILATFLISLLSDFGGGIVMVYLNELYPTNIRGTGVAFTWNTGFAIGGASPTIISLILAEVGGISRFPMLMFSALLFTAAIILIGSILTKETKGNISKELELMEKEKAK; encoded by the coding sequence ATGAAACCAAATGATAAGTTAACTGGTAAGCATATAAAGTGGATATTAGCCACATTCTTCACATGGACATTTGACCTATATGACCTTTTTAGCATTCTACTAGTAACTCCATACATTGCGGGACTATTCTTTCCCTCCAAGGTAGTATTATTGTCAATAGCTGCCACATACGCTGGGTTTTTAACCTCATTCCTCATGAGGCCAGTTGGTGCAGTATACTTTGGGAATAACATTTCAGATAAGTTAGGTAGAAAGAAAGCCATAATATATGGAATTATCGCACTTTCAATCACTGCAACTTTACAAGGAGCATTACCCACTTACGAAGCAGCAGGTGTAATAGCTCCAATATTACTAATCATATTAAGGCTAGCGGAGGGATTCTTTGTAGGTGGTATAACGGCAGGAAGTCACACAATTGGTCCAGAATCAGTTCCAGAGAGGCATAGGGGATGGGTTGGCGGAATAGGTTTTAGTGCTGCAGGAGCAGCTTACCTAATCGCTTCCGCTTGGTTTTATTTAACTGCATTACTATTCCCTGGCTCTTCATATCTAGTATGGGGATGGAGAGTTATGTTCTTTGGAGGACTTCTCCCGTTAGTAGTTCTAGCATTCGTGAGCTATTTAGTGCCAGAATCTGAGACGTGGCAAAGAGCTAAGGAGAGATTAAAACCCGTAAAAACTCCCGTAAGAGAACTGTTTTCTTCAAGATATCGTAAAGTATTCGGTATAGCCTTAATTATCACTGTAGGATGGGCGCTAATGTACTATCTAACACAAGGATTGCTCCCGACGTTTTTAAGCAAGGTTAACGGACTGTCTAAAGCTGAGATTGGAATCACAATGCTCATTGCCTCTGTTGGTATGTTAATCGGACCAACATTAGGAGGTGAGATCTCACAGCACATAGGGAGAAAGTTAATGTCGATAATAGGTGGAGTTATAGTGATAGTCATCTCCCCACTATATCTTTATTTAGGATCCCTTTCAGCAAACGCTTTAGGAGAGATAATTCTAGCCACATTCCTCATATCCCTTTTAAGCGACTTTGGTGGTGGTATAGTCATGGTTTACTTAAATGAACTCTATCCAACTAATATTAGGGGTACTGGAGTAGCATTTACGTGGAATACCGGATTTGCAATAGGTGGTGCATCACCAACGATTATAAGCTTAATTCTTGCTGAAGTGGGAGGGATATCCAGATTTCCAATGCTAATGTTTTCAGCATTACTCTTCACAGCTGCAATCATACTAATAGGATCTATTCTAACTAAAGAGACAAAGGGAAACATCTCGAAGGAGCTAGAATTAATGGAGAAAGAAAAGGCGAAATAA
- a CDS encoding xanthine dehydrogenase family protein molybdopterin-binding subunit — MFKEGLRFVKGEGNYIDDFVLKEVKNYFSASIVRSPYAHAKIRSIDKSDAEKLSGVIKVITFDDIKNLLDPFPLSLDINLEFYPIARDKVVYYGEPIAIIIAKDDYVAEDAKELIQIDYEPQKPIVNIEDAINSEPIHSTLKSNVILDKTLTYGRFEDEVKKSPIVIEETIRFPRYSSSPLETYGILARYNGEEYEIFSNFQGPFTVHYLLSKALKSKVVLKGPRDIGGSFGIKSAIYPYMALIAVASRVVKRPVRWIETRSEHVTSSSVGAERKSMIRIYGDKEGIIHAIEMDLIDNLGAYPRPPEPGNLLRNHGNLTGAYDIKGLKVRYRAVLTNTVPTGLNRGYGGPHLYFALETAMDSFAREIGVDPIDVRLKNVFKTIPYETLTGGRYDGFSCYNVLKKMKEIYEKIKGEKENVGIGISLVVEPSGTNIGYLDLARESKDYLPKSAAQDVVIVQIDPYGKVKVLVNGTNEGQGHETVISEVVSKRLGVNPDDVEVIYSVDTDRPWVVSSGSYSSRFTPIIVQALNNALDQLESRLLSAASEILAVQKSELRIDNGKVRTISGNKSISLRHLIGTFYWDPAKLKGIEGGLVAVGYFQSPYADDIKEGKINSSISYGCMGHIVEVMLDETDIPRILRYVVVHDAGKILNENFARGQIIGSTFHGIEVSLFASLEYNEEGIPITQTFAEYGVMTAMESPKVEIEHLESDSNHLAGLGEGGTMAAPPAIFNAIRSLVEVKNIPLFLELTSKRK; from the coding sequence ATGTTTAAGGAAGGGTTACGGTTTGTAAAAGGAGAAGGCAATTACATAGACGATTTTGTATTAAAAGAGGTAAAAAATTATTTTTCTGCCTCGATAGTTAGATCTCCCTATGCTCATGCTAAGATAAGATCTATAGATAAAAGTGATGCAGAGAAGTTGAGTGGGGTTATAAAGGTAATTACGTTTGACGATATAAAGAATCTCTTAGATCCCTTTCCCCTCTCTTTGGACATAAATTTAGAGTTCTATCCTATAGCTAGAGATAAGGTTGTATATTACGGTGAACCAATAGCAATTATTATAGCGAAGGACGATTACGTTGCTGAAGACGCTAAAGAGCTAATACAGATAGACTACGAACCTCAGAAACCAATAGTCAATATAGAAGATGCTATAAATAGTGAACCTATTCATTCTACTCTGAAATCTAACGTTATATTAGATAAAACTCTTACTTACGGAAGATTTGAAGATGAAGTCAAGAAATCACCTATAGTAATAGAGGAAACAATTAGGTTTCCAAGATATTCTTCGTCTCCTCTAGAAACCTACGGAATTTTAGCTAGATATAACGGAGAAGAGTACGAAATTTTTTCTAATTTTCAAGGTCCATTTACTGTTCATTACTTACTTAGTAAGGCATTGAAGTCTAAAGTAGTATTAAAAGGACCACGTGACATAGGAGGATCTTTTGGTATAAAGAGCGCAATCTACCCATACATGGCATTGATAGCTGTAGCGAGTAGAGTGGTAAAAAGACCAGTTAGGTGGATTGAAACTAGGAGTGAACATGTAACCTCAAGTTCTGTAGGAGCTGAAAGGAAGTCAATGATTAGAATATATGGTGACAAGGAAGGGATAATTCACGCCATAGAAATGGATCTTATTGATAACTTGGGAGCATATCCAAGACCTCCAGAACCGGGTAATTTGCTTAGGAATCATGGAAATTTAACTGGGGCTTACGATATTAAAGGATTAAAAGTAAGATATAGGGCAGTTTTAACCAATACCGTACCTACTGGGTTGAATAGAGGTTATGGAGGACCTCATTTATATTTTGCCTTAGAAACTGCCATGGATAGCTTTGCTAGGGAGATAGGCGTAGATCCAATTGATGTAAGATTAAAAAACGTATTCAAGACAATACCCTATGAGACATTAACCGGAGGTAGGTATGACGGTTTTAGTTGTTATAACGTATTAAAGAAAATGAAGGAAATATACGAGAAGATTAAGGGAGAAAAGGAAAATGTAGGTATAGGTATATCACTTGTAGTTGAACCCTCTGGGACTAATATAGGCTATTTAGATTTGGCTAGAGAAAGTAAGGATTATTTGCCTAAGTCCGCAGCCCAAGATGTCGTTATAGTACAGATAGACCCCTATGGGAAGGTTAAGGTCTTGGTAAACGGAACAAATGAAGGGCAAGGGCATGAAACAGTAATTTCCGAAGTCGTATCTAAAAGACTGGGTGTAAATCCAGATGACGTAGAAGTAATATACAGTGTTGATACTGATAGACCGTGGGTAGTCTCATCAGGTAGTTACTCAAGTAGATTTACTCCAATTATAGTTCAAGCATTAAATAACGCATTGGACCAATTGGAGAGTAGATTACTCTCCGCTGCATCTGAAATTTTAGCCGTACAGAAATCTGAGCTAAGGATAGACAATGGTAAAGTAAGGACAATTTCTGGAAATAAATCAATTTCTCTGAGACACTTAATTGGGACGTTTTACTGGGACCCTGCGAAGCTGAAGGGGATAGAGGGGGGTTTAGTTGCAGTAGGCTATTTCCAGTCTCCTTATGCTGATGATATTAAAGAGGGCAAAATAAATTCCTCAATTTCTTATGGTTGCATGGGTCATATAGTTGAGGTTATGCTAGACGAAACCGACATACCGAGAATATTAAGGTATGTAGTAGTACATGATGCTGGTAAGATATTGAATGAAAATTTCGCAAGAGGACAGATTATAGGCTCTACTTTTCACGGAATTGAGGTATCATTATTCGCATCGTTAGAGTATAATGAGGAAGGTATTCCTATAACTCAGACATTTGCGGAATACGGCGTAATGACTGCGATGGAATCACCTAAGGTGGAAATAGAGCATTTGGAGAGTGATAGTAACCATTTAGCCGGATTGGGAGAAGGAGGTACTATGGCTGCACCACCAGCAATATTTAATGCGATTAGATCCCTCGTTGAAGTTAAGAATATACCACTATTCCTTGAACTAACCAGTAAGAGGAAATAG
- a CDS encoding enoyl-CoA hydratase/isomerase family protein, whose translation MIKVELEKENKIGKILIDRQEKMNAITVAMRREIGEKILELEKNQDVRVIIVRGVGGKAFSSGGDISEFLSLTPEILLDWGEDISSSERITKPVIAAIDGYTFGAGLELALSCDIRIATPRSEFSFPEIRLGMVPASGGITRIVKMLGVSRATYMLMLGKRLDAQTALQWGIVHEVVEPEKLDERVMEIAKDLASLSPLALKALKKVIREIADSPFYAGFDIERKTFGLLRYSDDFKEGVESFLNKRKAKFNGR comes from the coding sequence ATGATAAAGGTTGAATTAGAAAAGGAAAATAAGATAGGTAAAATATTAATAGATAGACAAGAGAAGATGAACGCAATAACTGTAGCAATGAGAAGGGAGATTGGAGAGAAGATACTCGAGTTGGAAAAGAATCAGGATGTAAGGGTAATAATCGTGAGAGGAGTAGGTGGTAAGGCATTTAGTTCTGGTGGAGACATTAGTGAGTTCTTATCATTAACCCCAGAAATCCTACTAGACTGGGGAGAAGATATCTCATCTTCAGAGCGAATTACTAAGCCTGTAATAGCTGCAATAGATGGATACACGTTTGGGGCTGGTTTAGAATTAGCGTTATCATGTGATATAAGGATAGCCACACCCAGAAGTGAATTTAGCTTTCCTGAAATAAGATTAGGAATGGTCCCTGCTAGTGGAGGGATAACTAGAATAGTGAAAATGTTAGGTGTCTCCAGGGCAACATATATGTTAATGTTAGGAAAGAGATTAGACGCTCAAACAGCACTACAGTGGGGAATAGTGCACGAGGTTGTAGAACCAGAGAAATTAGATGAGAGAGTGATGGAAATAGCCAAGGATTTAGCAAGCTTATCACCATTAGCGCTTAAAGCCTTAAAGAAAGTGATTAGAGAGATAGCTGATTCACCGTTCTATGCTGGATTTGATATAGAGAGAAAAACCTTTGGTTTGCTCAGATATAGTGATGACTTCAAAGAGGGTGTAGAGTCCTTCTTAAACAAGAGAAAGGCCAAATTTAATGGTAGATAA